One Triticum dicoccoides isolate Atlit2015 ecotype Zavitan chromosome 5B, WEW_v2.0, whole genome shotgun sequence genomic window carries:
- the LOC119312852 gene encoding uncharacterized protein LOC119312852 isoform X2 codes for MTYRSKQHRRQNLCPGHPHPHDDTAACVEQTRATQRVGSSTPSPSGERRRLCCSGEVPSNGLELNGMCAAPGPWSSSVFPVESQDSMSVPSVVFGAGGGAQVGVEAAAGEVCSEATSGWTRRGVPWLARWIGSILPVDYQDSMSAPIVKVDAVGKAQP; via the exons ATGACTTATCGTTCGAAACAGCACAGGCGACAGAATCTTTGCCCTGGTCACCCCCATCCCCACGACGATACCGCAGCCTGCGTGGAACAAACCAGAGCCACGCAGCGGGTCGGCTCCTCCACCCCCTCCCCATCTGGCGAACGGCGGCGCCTGTGCTGCTCCGGCGAGGTGCCCAGCAATGGCCTCGAGCTCAACGG GATGTGTGCTGCGCCCGGGCCATGGAGCAGTTCCGTCTTCCCAGTCGAGTCACAGGATTCGATGAGCGTCCCCAGCGTCGTGTTTGGCGCCGGCGGCGGTGCACAGGTAGGCGTGGAGGCGGCGGCAGGCGAGGTGTGCTCTGAAGCCACTAGTGGCTGGACACGCAG GGGTGTTCCCTGGCTGGCGCGGTGGATTGGTTCCATTCTACCAGTGGACTACCAGGATTCGATGAGTGCCCCCATTGTCAAGGTGGACGCGGTCGGCAAAGCACAGCCATAA
- the LOC119312852 gene encoding uncharacterized protein LOC119312852 isoform X1 translates to MTYRSKQHRRQNLCPGHPHPHDDTAACVEQTRATQRVGSSTPSPSGERRRLCCSGEVPSNGLELNGMCAAPGPWSSSVFPVESQDSMSVPSVVFGAGGGAQVGVEAAAGEVCSEATSGWTRRGVPWLARWIGSILPVDYQDSMSAPIVKETLLSHSNLMFYELMRMQGNHLAAASDLLEAIKGSFVVL, encoded by the exons ATGACTTATCGTTCGAAACAGCACAGGCGACAGAATCTTTGCCCTGGTCACCCCCATCCCCACGACGATACCGCAGCCTGCGTGGAACAAACCAGAGCCACGCAGCGGGTCGGCTCCTCCACCCCCTCCCCATCTGGCGAACGGCGGCGCCTGTGCTGCTCCGGCGAGGTGCCCAGCAATGGCCTCGAGCTCAACGG GATGTGTGCTGCGCCCGGGCCATGGAGCAGTTCCGTCTTCCCAGTCGAGTCACAGGATTCGATGAGCGTCCCCAGCGTCGTGTTTGGCGCCGGCGGCGGTGCACAGGTAGGCGTGGAGGCGGCGGCAGGCGAGGTGTGCTCTGAAGCCACTAGTGGCTGGACACGCAG GGGTGTTCCCTGGCTGGCGCGGTGGATTGGTTCCATTCTACCAGTGGACTACCAGGATTCGATGAGTGCCCCCATTGTCAAG GAAACTCTATTATCACACAGTAACCTGATGTTCTACGAGCTAATGCGGATGCAAGGGAACCATTTAGCGGCGGCAAGTGACTTGCTTGAGGCAATCAAAGGGTCGTTCGTTGTTCTGTAA
- the LOC119312854 gene encoding uncharacterized protein LOC119312854, producing MSMATTALLRLAPLPPHPRLLVPSFSKPTLLAPLGSGRRALRLARAAGDGLADQTVYNGVYGPWSVDDADVREVLLYRAGLVTAAASFLVAASGAFLPEGNAVGDAVRRGADLFYAAGAGGLGLSLVLIHIYVTPIKRFLQALWAVGVLGSVGTYALAARPLDEGLVRYVLEHPGAMWFVGPTFAALTGLVFKEGLCYGKLEAGILTFVIPILLLGHLSGLMDDGTKMSLLGVWMALFTVFAARKFQQPIKDDIGDKSVFIFNALPEEEKKALLQRLEAPTEQKFD from the exons ATGTCCATGGCGACCACCGCCCTCCTCCGGCTCGCGCCGCTGCCACCGCACCCCCGGCTCCTCGTCCCGAGCTTCAGCAAGCCCACCCTCCTCGCGCCCCTCGGCAGCGGCCGCCGCGCCCTGCGGCTCGCGAGGGCCGCCGGCGACGGGCTCGCGGACCAGACCGTCTACAACGGCGTGTACGGGCCCTGGTCCGTGGACGACGCGGACGTGCGCGAGGTGCTGCTGTACCGGGCCGGGCTGGTCACGGCCGCCGCGTCCTTCCTGGTGGCCGCCTCGGGGGCGTTCCTGCCGGAGGGGAACGCGGTCGGCGACGCCGTCCGGCGGGGCGCCGACCTCTTCTACGCCGCCGGGGCCGGCGGGCTCGGGCTGTCGCTCGTGCTGATCCACATCTACGTCACCCCCATCAAGCGGTTCCTCCAGGCGCTGTGGGCGGTCGGCGTGCTCGGCTCCGTCGGCACCTACGCCCTCGCCGCGCGGCCGCTCGACGAGGGGCTGGTCCGGTACGTGCTGGAGCACCCCGGGGCGATGTGGTTCGTCGGGCCGACCTTCGCCGCGCTCACAGGCCTCGTCTTCAAGGAAG GTCTCTGCTATGGAAAACTGGAAGCTGGTATCTTGACGTTTGTTatccccatccttcttcttggacacCTG TCTGGTTTGATGGACGACGGGACAAAAATGAGCCTCTTAGGAGTGTGGATGGCGCTCTTCACCGTGTTTGCAGCAAGGAAATTCCAGCAGCCCATCAAG GATGACATCGGTGACAAGTCGGTTTTCATATTCAACGCCCTCCCCGAAGAGGAAAAGAAGGCTCTGCTGCAGAGGCTTGAGGCGCCAACCGAGCAGAAGTTCGATTAG